The Halorhabdus rudnickae DNA segment GGCGCCGTACTGTTCGACAGCGAGGCCGTCGCCGAGGAGGTCCTGGAACTGGAGGCCGAAGTCGACGCGCTGCAGTCGCGTTTCGAGGCCTGGACGCTCCGGGCGGCCGGGCGGGTCGAGGAGCCGGTGCAGTTGCGCGGGCTGGTCCACCTGGCGCGCTCGACGGAGGTTATCTCCGACGCTGCTCTCGAGATCAGCGAAGGCGTCCTCCGCGGGCTCGGCACTCACCCTGTGGTCGCGGCCGCGGTCGAGGAAAGCGACGAGGTGATCGTCCGTGAGCGCGTCGCTGCGGGGAGTCCCCTCGCCGGATCGACGCTGGGCGATCTCGAGGTGAAGACCGAGACGGGGATGCGCGTCATCGCAGTCCGGCGACCGAGCGATCAGCCGACCGGCAAGCATCGGACGGACTGGGAACTTTCGCCCGGTCCCGAGACCGGGATCGAGGCCGGCGACGTACTGATCGCCAAGGGAACTCGTAGCGGGGCCGAACGACTGGCCGCGATGGCTGGTGAGTGACGTCGCCCCGACTTCTCACGGGCCGTCCGTTGAATTACGACTCGGCTGGTTGCTCCTCGCGGGCGAGTTTGTACGCCTCGGCCCCGACCAGAATCGTCGCCACGACGGCCGACGTGGTCAGCGCGAGGACGACTGTCAGCGAGAGGTACAGTACCTGCGTCCCGAGCGGGCCGCTCCCCGCGACGAACAGCAGGTACGTTGCCACGGCGACGACGATCCCGACCGCGATCCCCCGACGGAGATGCCCCCGGACATCGAGGGCGTCGAGCAA contains these protein-coding regions:
- a CDS encoding DUF7536 family protein, with translation MSGQSDGKARLLDALDVRGHLRRGIAVGIVVAVATYLLFVAGSGPLGTQVLYLSLTVVLALTTSAVVATILVGAEAYKLAREEQPAES